The Methanocalculus alkaliphilus genome segment CTTTTTCCATGGTGATCGCGTCTCCGGGACACTCTTCAGCGCAGAGGCCGCAGCCTTTGCAGTAGTCGAGATCCGGCACATACTTCTTCTCGCCCTGCTTCTCAATACATCCCTCAGGGCAGAGGAGTATGCAGATCTCACAGCCGGAGCAGGTCTCTTCTGTAAAGATCGGGTAGAAAACCCGCCATGAACCTGTTTTATTATCCCTGCCCCGACCAGGGC includes the following:
- a CDS encoding 4Fe-4S binding protein: MPLNVGCTARPGRGRDNKTGSWRVFYPIFTEETCSGCEICILLCPEGCIEKQGEKKYVPDLDYCKGCGLCAEECPGDAITMEKEEK